Proteins co-encoded in one Pseudochaenichthys georgianus unplaced genomic scaffold, fPseGeo1.2 scaffold_519_arrow_ctg1, whole genome shotgun sequence genomic window:
- the LOC117442985 gene encoding leucine-rich repeat neuronal protein 3-like translates to MKEAALVACLLVELSLLLASGGAAHCPAFCRCEIRPWFSPSSVYTEAATVDCNDLGLLALPEELPSETQVLLLQTNNIVHVETTLDYLANISEIDLSQNNISSVGDVSLGSLPRLLSLHMEENWIQELSDSCLSSWPNLQEFYINHNLISSIAPGAFRGLSRLLRLHLNSNRLTSVNSQWFQYLPQLEILMLGENPIIQLSDMNFEPLANLRSLVLAKMNLTEVPDNALVGLDDLESISFFDNLLNCVPRAALTKVKNLKFLDLNKNPIERIQRGDFTDMMHLKELGINSMPELVSVDSFALNNLPELTKIEATNNPRLSYIHPKAFHKLPRLETLMLNSNALSAIHRSTVDSLPNLREVSFHSNPIRCDCVIRWVNMNRTTVRFMEPDSLFCVEPPEYQGQHVRKVHFREMTEICLPLISTKSFPDHVEVAKGSKVSLHCRAFGEPEPEIFWVTPKGDKVLPGSASDKYYMHPEGTFDLYDATEQEAGSYTCVAHNLVGADLKSVMVSIDGYIAELSNQPVHVFISSVQSHSVRVSWESSGGLVSQLKWSVFADSVMPFTARLPADVRDYRIRQLKPSTCYRVCVEVQPGYSRDCVNVTTKEAAFPRGKTESWDGLVMASCAVFFIVVAVACSLMYTSLYSQMFYRKLTADPDETLLIPSSSFLESFSGIKVRATVIDLPDM, encoded by the coding sequence ATGAAGGAGGCAGCGTTAGTGGCTTGCTTGCTGGTGGAGCTGTCTCTTCTTCTGGCCTCAGGGGGGGCTGCTCATTGCCCGGCGTTTTGTCGATGTGAGATACGGCCCTGGTTCTCACCCAGCTCTGTTTACACCGAGGCTGCCACGGTGGACTGTAACGACTTGGGTCTCTTGGCGCTGCCGGAGGAACTCCCCTCGGAAACAcaggtgctgctgctgcagacGAACAACATCGTTCATGTGGAGACGACTTTGGATTACTTGGCCAACATCTCTGAAATCGACTTGTCTCAGAATAACATTTCCTCAGTGGGCGATGTTAGTCTGGGCTCTCTCCCCCGGCTGCTGTCGCTCCACATGGAGGAGAACTGGATCCAGGAGCTTTCTGACAGCTGCCTCTCTTCCTGGCCCAATCTCCAGGAGTTCTACATCAACCACAACCTGATTTCCTCCATCGCCCCCGGAGCTTTCCGGGGTCTGAGCCGGCTGCTGAGGCTCCATCTCAATTCCAACCGCCTGACGAGTGTAAACAGCCAGTGGTTCCAGTATCTCCCCCAGCTGGAGATCCTGATGCTGGGAGAGAACCCCATCATTCAGCTGTCAGACATGAACTTCGAGCCCCTGGCGAACCTCCGAAGCCTCGTGCTCGCCAAGATGAATTTGACTGAAGTGCCCGATAACGCTCTGGTCGGACTTGACGATTTGGAGAGCATCTCTTTCTTTGACAATTTGCTCAATTGTGTCCCCAGAGCGGCGCTGACTAAAGTCAAGAACTTAAAGTTTCTGGATTTGAATAAAAACCCGATTGAGAGGATCCAAAGAGGAGACTTCACGGACATGATGCATCTCAAGGAGCTGGGCATCAACAGCATGCCCGAGCTCGTGTCCGTCGACAGTTTCGCGCTGAACAACCTGCCAGAGTTGACGAAAATCGAGGCCACCAACAATCCCCGTCTGTCCTACATACACCCGAAAGCTTTCCACAAACTCCCCCGGCTGGAGACCTTGATGCTGAACAGCAACGCTCTGAGTGCGATCCATCGAAGCACGGTCGACTCCCTCCCAAATCTGCGGGAGGTCAGTTTTCACAGCAACCCCATCCGATGCGACTGCGTCATTCGGTGGGTCAACATGAACCGGACCACCGTTCGATTCATGGAGCCCGACTCCCTGTTCTGCGTGGAGCCTCCGGAGTACCAAGGCCAGCACGTCCGAAAGGTGCATTTCAGGGAGATGACGGAGATCTGCCTTCCTCTGATATCAACGAAGAGCTTCCCGGATCACGTGGAAGTCGCTAAAGGGAGTAAAGTGTCGCTGCACTGCCGGGCGTTTGGAGAACCGGAGCCTGAGATCTTCTGGGTGACGCCAAAGGGTGACAAGGTCCTACCTGGAAGTGCGTCCGATAAATACTACATGCACCCCGAGGGAACCTTCGACCTCTACGATGCCACGGAGCAGGAAGCCGGATCGTACACCTGCGTCGCCCACAACCTCGTCGGGGCAGACCTGAAGTCGGTGATGGTTTCGATAGACGGATACATCGCAGAGCTTTCGAACCAACCCGTACACGTCTTCATCTCGTCGGTGCAGTCTCATTCGGTTAGGGTCTCCTGGGAGAGCTCAGGGGGTTTGGTATCGCAACTAAAATGGTCTGTTTTCGCCGACAGCGTGATGCCGTTCACGGCCAGACTTCCTGCCGATGTCAGAGATTACCGCATCAGACAGTTGAAGCCTTCCACGTGTTACCGGGTGTGTGTGGAAGTACAGCCTGGATACAGCAGGGATTGTGTGAACGTGACCACGAAGGAGGCAGCGTTCCCAAGGGGGAAGACGGAGAGCTGGGACGGTCTGGTGATGGCTTCGTGTGCCGTGTTTTTCATCGTGGTTGCCGTGGCTTGCTCCTTGATGTATACGTCTCTGTACAGCCAGATGTTTTACAGGAAGCTGACAGCAGATCCAGATGAAACGCTGCTTATTCCCTCTTCCTCTTTCCTGGAATCCTTTTCTGGGATCAAGGTGAGGGCCACTGTAATAGACTTACCGGACATGTAG